The following is a genomic window from Thioclava electrotropha.
GAGCAGATCGCGGGCGGCTACATCATCTTCGGGCCGCAGACCGCGCTGGTCGTGACCTTCGGCAAGGGTGTGCAGCAATGGGTTCTCGAGCCCGGCAGCGATATTTGGCGCCGCGTGGCCGATCCGAAGCCCCTGCCCTCCGAGACCTCGGAATACGCGATCAACGCGTCGAACTATCGCCACTGGCCCCAGCCGATCCGCGCCTTCATCGACGATCTCGTCGCCGGTGCCGAAGGTCCGCGCGGGCGCAATTTCAACATGCGCTGGATCGCCTCTCTGGTGGCCGAAACCCATCGCATCATCTCGCGCGGCGGCGTCTTCCTCTATCCGGGCGACGACCGCGACGGCTACGAGCGCGGCCGTCTGCGCCACGTCTACGAATGCGCGCCGATCGCGATGCTGATCGAGCAGCTCGGTGGCGAGGCCACCGACGGCGCCGATCCCATCATGTCCGCGACGCCAGACCGGCTGCATGCCCGCACGCCCTTCGTCTTCGGCTCGGCCAGCAAGGTCGCCCGCGTCGCCGCCTATCACGACTTGCCGCAGGATGAAGCCCACGCGCTCTTCAACACCCGCGGCCTCTTCCGGAGCTAATCCATGTCCAAGAAACACCCCATCATTTCCGTCGTCGGTTCTTCCGGTGCAGGCACCTCGACGGTGAAATCGACCTTCGATCAGATCTTCCGTCGCGAAGGGATTTCCGCGGTCTCGATCGAGGGGGACGCCTTCCACCGCTACAATCGCGCCGACATGAAGGAAGAGCTGCAAAAGCGCTATGACGCGGGCGATCAGGGCTTTTCGCATTTCTCCTATGAAGCCAATGAACTCAAGGAGTTGGAGCGCGTCTTTCGCGAATATGGCGAGACCGGCAAGGGCAAGACGCGCCATTACGTCCATGACGATGCCGAGGCCGAGAAATGGGGCACGCCGCCCGGTCATTTCACCGAATGGAGCGATTTCGAAGACGAATCCGACCTGCTTTTCTACGAAGGTCTGCACGGCTGCGTGGTCAATGACGAGGTGAACCTCTCGGCGCTGGCCGATCTGAAGATCGGCGTGGTTCCGGTGATCAACCTCGAATGGATTCAGAAAATCCACCGCGACCGCGCCTCGCGGGGCTACACGACGGAAGCGGTCACCGACGTGATCCTGCGCCGCATGCATTCTTACGTGAACTGCATCACCCCGCAATTCACCGAGACGGATATCAACTTCCAGCGCGTGCCGGTCGTCGACACCTCGAACCCGTTCGTGGCGCGGTGGATCCCGACGGCGGATGAGAGCCTCGTGGTGATCCGCTTCAAGAACCCGCGCGGCATCGATTTCCCCTATCTCACCTCGATGATCAACGGCTCCTGGATGAGCCGCGCGAACTCGATCGTCATTCCCGGCAACCGTCAGGATCTGGCCATGCAGCTGATCCTCACCCCCCTCATCGAGCGCATCGTGCGTGAATCGAAGCGGGCTTGAGAAGGATGAACAAGGTGATGAAAGACATTCAAATCACTCAAGAAACGCGCATGGCGAATGCAATCCGTGCGCTTACGATGGATGCGGTGCAAAAGGCCAATTCGGGCCATCCCGGGATGCCGATGGGCATGGCGGATGTGGCGACCGTTCTGTTCAACCGCTTCATGAATATCGATCCCACCGCGCCGAAATGGCCCGACCGCGATCGCTTTGTTCTGTCGGCGGGCCATGGCTCGATGCTGATCTACGCGATCAACCATCTGCTGGGCTATGAAGACATGGGCATGGACCAGATCAAGGCGTTCCGCCAGCTGGGCTCGCGCACCGCAGGCCACCCGGAATACGGCCATGCCGATGGGATCGAAGTGACCACAGGGCCGCTCGGTCAGGGGATCGCGACCGCGGTCGGGATGGCGATTGCCGAGAAGATGAAGAACGCGCGTTATGGCTCTGATCTTGTGGATCATTTCACCTATGTAATCGCTGGCGACGGCTGCCTGATGGAAGGGATCAGCCACGAGGCGGTCGACCTCGCGGGGCATCTCGGGCTCGGCAAGCTGATCGTGATGTGGGACGACAATTCGATCACCATCGACGGTGACACGGATCTGTCGACCTCGATGGATCAGAAGGCGCGTTTCGCGGCGGCTGGCTGGCACGTGCTCGAATGCGACGGCCATACGCCCACCGAGATCGCCGACGCGATCGAGGCCGCCCGTCAGGATCCGCGCCCCTCGATGATCGCCTGCCGCACTATCATCGGCTTCGGCGCGCCGAACAAGCAAGGCGGCCACGATGTGCATGGCGCACCGCTGGGCGACAAGGAAATTGCCGCCGCGCGAAAGCAGCTGCATTGGGATCACCCGCCCTTCGACATCCCTGCGGCGATTTACGACGAATGGGGCCGGATCGCGTCGCGAGGCGCGCGGGCGCGGGCGGAGTGGGAACAGCGGTTGAACACCGCAACCGCCCGCGCCGAATTCCTCGCCGCCGAAGAGGCTGACACCAGCCCCCTGACCGCCGCGATCGCCGCCTACAAGCGCAAGCTGTCGGAAGACAAACCCAAGGTCGCGACCCGCAAGGCGAGCCAGATGGCGCTGGAAGTGGTCAACGCCACCCTGCCCTTCACCGTGGGCGGCTCGGCCGATCTGACCGGCTCGAACCTCACGAAATCCTCGGGCATGAAATCGATCACGCCCACCGATTTCACCGGCGATTACATCCATTACGGCATTCGCGAGCACGGCATGGCCGCCGCGATGAACGGGATCGTGCTCCATGGCGGGCTGCGCCCCTATGGCGGCACCTTCATGGCCTTCGCGGATTACTGCCGCCCCGCAATTCGTTTGTCGGCGC
Proteins encoded in this region:
- a CDS encoding class 1 fructose-bisphosphatase, whose amino-acid sequence is MSVSFDGLGISADLADTMTRLTSVGAQLARMIARNGLEGNLAEAAGTNAGGDGQKALDVIADEAFMDALRGGAVRHYASEEQDEVVDFGTGTLALAIDPLDGSSNIDVNVSIGTIFSIFEAADDMDASFLRPANEQIAGGYIIFGPQTALVVTFGKGVQQWVLEPGSDIWRRVADPKPLPSETSEYAINASNYRHWPQPIRAFIDDLVAGAEGPRGRNFNMRWIASLVAETHRIISRGGVFLYPGDDRDGYERGRLRHVYECAPIAMLIEQLGGEATDGADPIMSATPDRLHARTPFVFGSASKVARVAAYHDLPQDEAHALFNTRGLFRS
- a CDS encoding phosphoribulokinase, coding for MSKKHPIISVVGSSGAGTSTVKSTFDQIFRREGISAVSIEGDAFHRYNRADMKEELQKRYDAGDQGFSHFSYEANELKELERVFREYGETGKGKTRHYVHDDAEAEKWGTPPGHFTEWSDFEDESDLLFYEGLHGCVVNDEVNLSALADLKIGVVPVINLEWIQKIHRDRASRGYTTEAVTDVILRRMHSYVNCITPQFTETDINFQRVPVVDTSNPFVARWIPTADESLVVIRFKNPRGIDFPYLTSMINGSWMSRANSIVIPGNRQDLAMQLILTPLIERIVRESKRA
- the tkt gene encoding transketolase, which gives rise to MKDIQITQETRMANAIRALTMDAVQKANSGHPGMPMGMADVATVLFNRFMNIDPTAPKWPDRDRFVLSAGHGSMLIYAINHLLGYEDMGMDQIKAFRQLGSRTAGHPEYGHADGIEVTTGPLGQGIATAVGMAIAEKMKNARYGSDLVDHFTYVIAGDGCLMEGISHEAVDLAGHLGLGKLIVMWDDNSITIDGDTDLSTSMDQKARFAAAGWHVLECDGHTPTEIADAIEAARQDPRPSMIACRTIIGFGAPNKQGGHDVHGAPLGDKEIAAARKQLHWDHPPFDIPAAIYDEWGRIASRGARARAEWEQRLNTATARAEFLAAEEADTSPLTAAIAAYKRKLSEDKPKVATRKASQMALEVVNATLPFTVGGSADLTGSNLTKSSGMKSITPTDFTGDYIHYGIREHGMAAAMNGIVLHGGLRPYGGTFMAFADYCRPAIRLSALMGVPTCYVMTHDSIGLGEDGPTHQPVEHLASLRAIPNLLILRPADAVETAEAWEIAMTSTATPTMIVASRQGLPTVRTEHTDENLTARGAYLLRAPEARDVTLIATGSEVEIAMAAADQLAEQGINAAVVSAPCFELFEKQDAAYRAEVLGDAPRVGCEAAIRQGWDLFLRPEDRFVGMTGFGASAPAPALYKHFNITSEAIVSEAKELI